The Oreochromis aureus strain Israel breed Guangdong linkage group 15, ZZ_aureus, whole genome shotgun sequence genome contains the following window.
tcattatcattatcatcatcatcatcagcaagAAGGACATAAAGAATCACAGCCAGTGATGCACAAACCCAACCCATGGTTCAAAGGGAGGGGGTCTGAGGAGCTGGGTGGGCCTCACAGGGACACAAAAGGGACTTCAGAGCAGCAGAGGGATGGATGTAGTGATGGAGGGCAGCCTCGCAGCACCACTCACCCCTCAAACCTGGGGCAGGTACCTGGAGGAAACACGCAGCCCTCTCCACCAAGAAGGGCTGTGAAATGTGAGTCCTTTCAATTTTGTTAAGTATAATTACAGTTTTGATGTCTCTTTTCTGCTGCTTGAAAACATGTTGGAAGCAGAGTCTACATTAAGAGATCAGCTAGGAAATGGTTTCCCTCTGAATTGAATGTCACAGAGCAATAATCTATATCTGAAAAAGTCCAAGTAAACGCAGTGGTGGAAGTTGTCTGTCCCACAGTGGGAACCCTTTTTGGGGAAAGCAGCTGAATCATGTCAAAGACCAGAACAGCAATCTGGCCTGTGGTTTGGAAATGGACATTTTGACAGATCCAATCCCTGTTTTGCGTTCAAAACAGGCTGTGAACCTGCATGGAAACGGTGCCTGTTTCAGTGTAATTAACTGATCAGTACAATTCAGACTAAAAGCAGATTGCACACAGAAATGGCTAATTCTTGTCTTCTGCCTGCAGATTCTATTTCTTCATATTTAGAGATTACATTTCCAGCTTTCCATTTGTCTCatctctcctcagctcttcaaAGACACTGGGAGTCCTGCAGCACTGACCTCCACCCACCAGGGGACAGTTCAGTCTTTGACTTCTCGGTGATGTCCTACAACATCCTCTCCCAGCAGCTCCTGGAGGACAACGCCTACCTGTACCGACACTGTGACCCCGACGTCCTGACCTGGGAGTACCGACTGCATAACCTACTGGCAGAGATCCAGCACCACAACGCTGATGTGAGGGGATGCAGTATCATAAAACCTATTAGTATGTATAGTTTAATGGTCTCAGGAGGAAGTTTTGCCCTGATGTTCAGTGGTAAGGTCTGGGGAACTGGGGAGTTGTCATGTTGAACCTTGGGCTGGGCCATAAAAGGAACATATTATCTACTGGTTACTGGCAATTAAATTAATCAAGTGTTCATTTTTTGGGGAGAGTTTATTCATTCCACTTGTAATGATGATTCTCCTATTTGACTTCTGTTGGGCTTAAGTTTAGAGAGTTACATTCAGTAAAATCTGTTAGGAGTTTGGAAGTCACGCCATCACAAGTTACAGGCTATGCATCCTGATCTTTTAAATCTCTTGTTACTCATGTtatcaaaacatttttgttcatttatagGCTGCACTGGATCCTTTATCTGATCCTTTATCCTAGGTTATTTGGAGTTTGACATTAACGTATCGATCAAGCCCATTTAAAGCAGAAGTGAAATTGTAGCCACAGAGTTTGTAACACACAGTGGCTCAAAGTCATTGTGCTGCATCATTAACAGGAGTTGCAAACCAccagaaaacagcaaaatgcACAGAAGGGTGTTGGTAAACGTGTCCATATACTTTTGGCTCTTCATCATAAATTTATgagagtgtttttgttttgttttttttgttgttgttttttttagatccTGTGTCTTCAGGAAGTGCAGGAGGACCACTATGAAAACCAGATTAAGCCTGCTCTCCAGGCACTAGGTACTGCTGCTCAtttttgtgtgtacatgtgtgtgcttGGGAGGGCCATTAAaagtgaaagacaaaaaaagggaagACAGTGAGTGACTGCTTTCAGGTTCAGAATCTGTGAGGTTTGAAGGTTTGGTGAGAGGTAAGCTTTGAGTCATCATGGTAAAGGTTAGAGAGCTCAGTAGTACCTTTAACTGTGTGCcctatttttctgtttttaatgctttaattaAATTACTTTAAAACTTCAAAGCAAAGAGTTACTGTGAAAAACATGAActcaaatgtattttaatatttctaaaCATCCAATATACAGTAagtgcttttattgtgaaaataaGAGACTTTGATAAATCTTTCCTTCTAACTGTtgcaaacagactgaacagaCTGTATATTAAAGATGGTTAAAGCAacgtttctttgttttgtcatttatttatgatgtttttaatttattaacccatcttgttgtgtgtttgtcaggtTATCACTGTGAGTATAAAAAGCGGACAGGAAAGAAACCAGACGGTTGTGCCGTTCTCTTCAAAACCTCCCGCTTCTCCCTGCTCTCCTCCAATCCCATCGAGTTTTTCCGGCCCGGCGACACCCTCCTCGACCGAGACAACGTGGGATTGGTTGTGCTGTTGCGACCTAACAACGGCATAAGTCATGTAAATCCCTCCTCATTCATCTGTGTCGCCAACACCCACCTTCTCTACAACCCCCGGCGAGGTGACATCAAACTGGCCCAGCTGGCAATCTTATTGGCTGAGATCAACCGGCTGTCCCGCCTCCCAAACGGGCCGGTTAACCCGGTGGTTTTATGTGGGGATTTTAACTCTGCACCCTGGAGTCCACTGTACAGCTTCCTGACCACAGGCTGCCTGCAATACAGCGGAATGCAGATTGGCATGGTGAGAATATTGTAACGCTCACAAACTGATCAATTAACTTATAGTTAGTAGACAGTTATGATAATTAATTCTGGTCGTTGATGGTCATTCATGCAAAATGTCATCTGTGGTTTTCAGCTCAGTGAATCCCATTTGTTTATGCCTGGTTTCTGTCACCTCACAGTAAACCTTGTGGTGTCCATTTCCCACTCatcaaataaagaaaagctCGGTGCTTCAATCCCCAACAAACACTCACTTATccgtttttgggttttttttcccttttcttttctggGTGTGGGTGTTTGTGTAGGTGTCAGGTCAGGAAAACAGTCCCAGAGGTCAGCGTCTCCTCATGTCTCCAATCTGGTCTCCCAGCCTGGGAATAACCCACCAGTGCCAGTATGAAAACAAACCTAATGCTGAGACCTCGCCCACCAGCCCTACAGGTAAACTTTGGAAAAGCTGTTTTCTCAAAAGAATTCTGGAAAATGTCAAAAGATTCCAGCCGGCTCGTTGTTCAGGGATGTGGTTTCTCACACTTAGAGCACAGTGGGAGTTGGTTTGCGTCAGCTACACTTCAGGGCATGTCGTGCTTGGTTTACGTGAGAGAGCTGCCTCAGTGGAACATGCAGCCAGCAGGATATTTAACGACCACTTGCAGTTTCTGCTCTTTTCTCATAAGGTGCTGTCAGAAATCCCACATCACCGTGTGCTCGTGAGCTGGCAGGTCAAAGACGCAGGGTGTCTGAAAGCACTTAGTAGTACACTGTGCACACTACATAATCAGCTGCTTAGTGTGCAAAAAGTGTGAGAAATTGTTCAAGTCGAAGAGCTGCTTCTCGATGATTTTGCACCGAATGATCTTCCTGACTCGACCCTGCCTGTTTATCCAGGCCTCAGACTGGTGCTAGTAGTGCACTGGCTTGTGGACTCCCTGTGGCTGCGTTTAGCCCTGTCTCAAAGCACTTAttagaaatcaaaatatagcGTATCCTCTAATAATATAGAACTGTATCAGTggtttgcttttttctcctctccttcaGCTATTGAGGGCACAAAGTGTCCAACCATCCACCTCCAACTTTCTGACCATTATGAGTACTTCATGCCTGTACTGGTATGCTCCAGATAGCCATTTTTGTCAGTATGAACATACGTATGTACTTAAAATAATAAGTGTAATTATGCGTGCTTCTCTATTGGATGATGTCTAGAAAAATTCGGGCCTCCAAAGTTTAACCTGCATTTAATTTAACATCCACTTCACAGTGCAGCACTTGATTAGGCAGATTTGACTTTGATCCACATTTATTTAATCTTTTATCCAGACTTTGCTTAGAAAGTTACTCATGTTGTCCTGGACTGTCGCCAGTTTGCCTGAGAGATGTTAATACAGTTTAGTGATTAGTGTGTTGAACCTCATCACTAACAACCACCTGTCCTTTTCTCTCCGTCAGCTGTAGAGGGAGCGATCTCTAATCTCAGTGTGGAGGACCTCGCTGCCAAAGCTGCTTATGAATTCAGCAGGTAAAGTCTCGCCGTTCTTCTCTCGTCACTCCCTCCTCCTTTCATTTCTGCCTCTTTAGTTCTCAGTAATTGAAAAGCTGGTTGTCACCATAATAAAAAATGGGCAAACTCTCTCTAACCATGTGTATGATTCTGCAGAGCGTGGAGGATCGAGCACAGCCTGAAGCTGCAGTCGTCTTACCAACATCAcctgatgcctgacaggagacCTGAGATCACCACCTGTCACTCCCGCACGGCCCTGACAGTGGATTACATCCTGTATAGTCCCGGtagtctctcacacacacacacacacacaaacaaaactgtgTGACAGAAGCGTCGAGAAATAAAAAAGTCGTGTATGAGTTAATGTGAAAGGGTGACTGTTGTTTCTGTGCTTTGAGTGGCTTAAAAATAAGATGTGCTGTGTATATGGAGTCGATTTCCTATCTTTTCATgggttcattcatttatttatctttatgtTACCATACCGTCACTGGTGACTTTTCAAACAGTAACATCTTAGAGCTGTATTAAGTAATACCTGCTGGAAGCTGCTCTCTCTGAATTcctcctgcttcttcttctttaattcacagtttctctcttttccctcTGTCCTTTCTCTCTGAAAGATTTCGTTCCACCTCCCTCGCTTCCAGGTGGGAGGGGACTCCAGCTGCTGGGCAGGCTGTCATTGGTCGGCCAGGCGGAGCTCGAGGAAGTCAACGGCCTGCCTAACCATCGGCACTCATCTGACCATCTCCCTCTCCTCGCTCGTTTCCGCATTTGGTGCTGAAACGCTGCAGGTCCACTGAGGAAAGTAGGAATGTTCAAGGAATCTGCAGTTTCTTCCccacataaacaacaaaaacagtatGAACATTAAATGCTGGGGTGTTTAATTCAGTATgtgattttattattaaaagggAAAACCCTTTTCAAGTCCTTTCCAAGAGTGGCCGCAAGGTAAATTAATGATTTCATACAGATGACTTCACAGAGTTacaacaatatttatttttctctctattttttGTGATTCAGATATTGATACTATTTATACCCATCTATACTATTATTACTCTTCATGTCTTGTTATgggatgaaaaacaaacagaaggtaGAGGAGGGGCCTAAATCCCTGTTGAACCACTTTAATTATAATTTGTGATCTTTTCTCCAAAAATGCCCCATCCCATCTTTAAGTGGCAAATTTCATAAATCTGCTTATGAAATGagactagggctgccacgattagtcgactagtcacgattacgtcgactattaaaatcgtcgacgactaatttaatagtcgacgcgtcgtttgaagctttgtaagatctaAAAAGACGCAGGagtaagtagtaggatttaagagtgtaatgacggactgaaacagaagatggcagcactgcatgtacaaggatgccagctgccgttaaaccccgaagaagaagaagctgtgtcccagaattcatagcgtggccctgctcagttttcatcaatggcggcagctagttagttttaatatcacacttattattctttctgcgtcacaaacgtttaacatattttcaggcgagaatatagctgtgtaaacctcaaatatctgctcagtttatcaagacatcacatattttcaaaagcgctctgACGTTTtctgagacgtctgttacccaccagctcgatagctagctggggttgacggctcactagagccggtgagagcaccggactcccggcaaatcgttttcaaacccaccaccgtctttcgctactcaggttaaacacgatatataagtcacttagataacttaaaaatgatattgtttggctttttttagtattttatttgttcctgagtaaatcgggttggctgagattaaagttatagtttttacacagctgaataaacatcaagcagacaactgattatcagaagtgtgagatgctcgagaaaatactccggtgtcctgttatattttagatagcaaggagcagacggctgagtttattaaactccaccaaacaaactacaaatgtcattaaaatttaataaactatcatcttgtctttaattttagttagcacataccttaaacacttaaatctgtaagctaatgatagttatataagagcagatgcatgctggtgaaataagctgtacgttttacatccaatggatgcatgatctgattagtcgactaatcgcaaaaataatcggtgactagtcaactatcaaaataatcgtttgtggcagccctaaatGAGACACGCTTGTTAAAAGGCTTTGTGCAGAGGACTTTCACCTGAGAGAGTGGGGATCAAATCCTGTGCTTATGTGGTGGGAGGAGCTTGGAGCGTTGGGAGAGGTATCTttctaaaataacattttttgtttctaagtttaattttttttttaatgcaggaaAAAGTAATTATGTTAaagcttttcttgtttttcctgcagtatggTGGCGCGTCCCATTTCTTAACCCCAGCAGGCGGTTGTTTTCCTGCACAATATGTTCAGGGGTTTTAACTAAAAGTTTAGGTCTTATTCTTTAAATGATGATGAGTAAAAAATGAATTCTGGCAGTCTGGATTTCCCCTGAAATGATTAACGTGTTCATATCTCTAAACATCCAAATGATCATCATTTTGAAACTGTAGTAACATGTTTAATTTGGCATTTTTCCCACCATGTGGAGACGTttactattttttcttttttttaaatacaaaggtTTCTTTCTTACTAATGTTTCCTTTCGAGCTGTATCGATGAAGGGATGGATTTTATGTCACTTTTTAAAGCTGAACGTTTACTGTAGTGCTGCTAATTTGGGAAAGTACTTGATCATTTTCTTTTGATAACAAGACGGAGCTCATTCTCCtttaaaacaaactaacaaaatataaataaaagtttagcttgtgtttttaaagatcTTCAGAAATATCTCCTGTCTCGGCTGCATCACTGCCATGTAAATTTCTCTTATATTTTATAATGTGCCAAAAATTAAACTAAGCACTATACAGCACTCAACTAGTTGTCATATATTTCAATTAATTATAGTTAAATTAAGACGTTATATGGAAAACATGGATGTATATGTCCGCTGAGTACTCTAAATTTTAATTCTGGATAAATATCAGTATGGTCGGTTATTACTGGAAGAGCTCTTGTGTCATATTTTCACACATGtaaatactgaaaataaaaactggaTGTATTTTTCTATCATTTTAAGGAGTTGATTTTTGCTGGAAGTTTacactttgtaaataaaagttCTTTTTCTATTACTTTTGCCTTTGGTTTCAatcatttttgcattttatacGCTGGCTTCTAATAAACTGCAAGCtttagcactttttttttttaacagtagttTTTCTCGGGCTAGCTTAACAAACTCATTGGACTGTAACTGCTCATACTCAAAACATTAATTTGAAAATGATGTGGTAGTGattgttgttattttgtgttacacactttagttgttgtggttgttatgTGTTGATATACATTTGGTGTATTAAGTTAGCTCATGTATCTTGTCAACCTGCCATCGGCTTTTTTGCCCTAATAAGTGTAAGTAAATAACATCGTGATGCCACTCATTGGTTACTGAAGTCTCGCGTTGAACATTTTCGTTGTCGCtattttggtgttttgaaactagATCAGAAAAGTGAGGCTTTGATGTGATTGAAGCCAAGGACTCTCATTGGATGATAACTTGTGATTAACAAGTCGTTGGCCAATGAGCATCACCTGGACAATCCTGCTTTCAGGCTGGAACAGTGAgtgtaatttacaaaatgaacttttgtttttttggtgatCTGAAACAAGCTCTAAAGATCACAAAGTTATTAGTAAAGTGTTCACAGAGGTTCCAGTGAAAGAGAGCCGGGTGACGTTTCTAGCACCCAGAGCCCATAATTCTAACTGAACACTTTTTTGCTACTTCTGTCCACTAATTATAGATTACAGCTGGATAAATCATTCTCTTCCTTTTCCCTGCATGATTTAAGGATTTGAAGCGGAAAATACACTGGTGATGAGGGAGGAGTTTATGTGCAGAGATGCACCGAGGCCAGCAAAACACTGCTGTTCCCTCGGAGCCTCATAATTGGCATTACAGCAGATTGTTAGCCCTACATCACTTTACAGCTTCATCATTTTGCCTCCCAGCCCACCCCCTGTGGAGAAAACTTTCAGCCTGCATTCAGAGTAGCTGTTAAAATGTTGCATAGAGCAAGATTGCATAACTGTGTGctgcaaaaggaaaaacactgaTATATGGTCATAAACAAGACAGACAAGTGGCTGAATTCATGCTATATTCTAGTTGTTCTCAAGTTTATTTGAGGTGCTCTTATTAGACTTGTAGgcgatttttaaaaatgattgtaTTCTTTAATATTTCTTCTTGTTCATTGATTCTGAATTGCTTTTTACTGCATATTATCATGTTGTGCTGTTTGTTCTGCACTAATCTGCATGCAAAGTGTTATACAACATTTGGTTGACAGTAATTTATTGCCCTTCCTACTGTTCATCTTCTACAGTAACAGACTGTTTTTGCAGATAAGGTCCACAGTAAAATAACTGTTTACTGCTCTTTTATCTGACTGCCAGTACTTTACTGTCCAGGATGTTCACTAACTAGTACACAGtacacactgtttactgcagCTTGGAatatgttctcagactattttAATGCTTGTATTTGTCCATATATAATAGGAGTTGTCATTGTTGCCCTGTTATTTGGTCCTTGGAGaaataatcatttaaattaGGATCCCGCTGTTTGTCCTCCTGGTGGgaaacagttgttttttttctctgcagtcTTGCCTCTTTGGCTGTTAATGGAAGTGCTTGTGTAATTGTTTTTGACGCAGAGTGTGCCTCTGCATAACAGGCCCCACATCTTTCCACATTAGCGTGAGT
Protein-coding sequences here:
- the angel2 gene encoding protein angel homolog 2, whose amino-acid sequence is MFLRRLSSLSSSFSPCSLPALSQARFNSNTDSSASSFLPQFIPTPHPWWSVPGFPPWPSRLPHSHPSALDCFTHRALHPLNINLGDFGPCRSFHTSAGHLMEFPDRDRGPPYKRRKSAEEKKERKEQNKEKEGHRGGATGGKEGGSKREHHHLDSRKDGSLRSSHHFNDGTKDRVKNNVGKDVRGETSRDKNVERTKSETKDRQRRESADRHHHHYHYHHHHQQEGHKESQPVMHKPNPWFKGRGSEELGGPHRDTKGTSEQQRDGCSDGGQPRSTTHPSNLGQVPGGNTQPSPPRRAVKSLQRHWESCSTDLHPPGDSSVFDFSVMSYNILSQQLLEDNAYLYRHCDPDVLTWEYRLHNLLAEIQHHNADILCLQEVQEDHYENQIKPALQALGYHCEYKKRTGKKPDGCAVLFKTSRFSLLSSNPIEFFRPGDTLLDRDNVGLVVLLRPNNGISHVNPSSFICVANTHLLYNPRRGDIKLAQLAILLAEINRLSRLPNGPVNPVVLCGDFNSAPWSPLYSFLTTGCLQYSGMQIGMVSGQENSPRGQRLLMSPIWSPSLGITHQCQYENKPNAETSPTSPTAVEGAISNLSVEDLAAKAAYEFSRAWRIEHSLKLQSSYQHHLMPDRRPEITTCHSRTALTVDYILYSPDFVPPPSLPGGRGLQLLGRLSLVGQAELEEVNGLPNHRHSSDHLPLLARFRIWC